From the Leptolyngbya sp. O-77 genome, one window contains:
- a CDS encoding class I SAM-dependent rRNA methyltransferase: protein MVSLPRIILRDNKADAVRRFHPWIFSGAIKRIESDAQEGDWVEVYSDRGEFLAAGFFGAGSIAVKVVSFRPVESLDALFLERFQQAYALRKQLGLAISDQTNCYRLINSEGDGLPGLIVDWYNGVAVVLTYSLGMAQQRDRIVECLKTLYGSDLRAVYDKSAAVLHGGKSQPTNQYLFGEANLGEKRLGEVLENGHRFAVDWEEGQKTGFFLDQRDNRQLVAQHVAGKKVLNTFCYSGGFSVYALQAGAAVVHSVDSSAKAIAWTEQNVSLNPATPGTHQSYAADVFNFLKDCDDDYDVIILDPPAFAKSLSARHQATLAYRRLNYLALLKIRPGGLIFTFSCSQVVSLDNFKGAVTAGAIDAGRPVRLLGHLSQPADHPTSLYHPEGQYLKGLVLEAG, encoded by the coding sequence ATGGTGTCGCTTCCTCGCATTATTCTCCGAGACAACAAAGCCGATGCTGTGCGGCGGTTCCACCCCTGGATTTTTTCAGGGGCGATTAAGCGGATCGAATCAGACGCGCAGGAGGGCGACTGGGTTGAGGTGTACAGCGATCGCGGCGAATTTTTGGCGGCGGGCTTCTTCGGCGCGGGCAGCATTGCGGTCAAGGTCGTTTCGTTTCGGCCGGTCGAGTCGCTCGACGCGCTGTTTCTGGAACGGTTTCAGCAGGCCTATGCGCTGCGAAAACAGTTGGGACTGGCGATCAGTGATCAGACCAACTGCTACCGCCTGATTAATTCTGAAGGCGACGGGCTGCCGGGGCTGATTGTGGACTGGTATAACGGCGTGGCGGTGGTGCTGACCTATTCTCTGGGCATGGCACAGCAGCGCGATCGCATTGTGGAATGCCTGAAGACGCTCTACGGCTCCGACCTGCGGGCAGTGTATGACAAAAGCGCGGCTGTGCTGCACGGGGGCAAGTCTCAGCCCACCAATCAATACCTGTTTGGCGAAGCAAATCTGGGCGAAAAGCGGCTAGGCGAGGTGCTGGAAAACGGGCATCGCTTTGCGGTGGACTGGGAAGAAGGTCAGAAAACGGGGTTTTTTCTGGATCAGCGTGACAATCGCCAACTCGTGGCGCAGCACGTCGCCGGAAAGAAAGTGCTGAATACGTTTTGCTATTCTGGCGGCTTTTCAGTCTATGCCCTGCAAGCAGGTGCGGCGGTGGTGCATTCGGTGGATAGTTCCGCAAAGGCGATCGCCTGGACAGAGCAAAATGTCTCGTTGAACCCGGCAACCCCAGGCACTCACCAGTCTTACGCTGCCGACGTGTTCAACTTTTTGAAAGACTGCGACGATGACTACGACGTAATCATCCTCGACCCGCCCGCCTTTGCCAAGTCTCTCTCCGCCCGTCATCAGGCGACCCTCGCCTACCGCCGCCTCAACTATCTCGCCCTGCTCAAGATTCGTCCCGGCGGTCTGATTTTTACCTTTTCTTGCTCCCAGGTCGTCTCACTCGACAATTTCAAAGGAGCCGTCACTGCCGGGGCAATCGACGCGGGCCGCCCCGTGCGACTGCTCGGCCACCTCAGCCAACCCGCTGACCACCCCACCAGCCTCTACCACCCGGAAGGGCAATATTTGAAAGGGCTAGTTTTGGAAGCGGGATAG
- a CDS encoding M16 family metallopeptidase, whose product MPNSTLQPAALPLHRTVLSNGLVVLTTENSAADIVAARLFVRVGSRYEVPEQSGISHLLTSVLTKGTTHKSSMQIAEQIESVGASLGTDSSPDYCLLSLKTVSRDFADMLMLAAELLRSPSFPESEVELEQRLTLQGIRSMQEQPFAVAQKQLRQAMYGDHPYALPGLGTEETVSQLTRADLLHFHQTHFRPDNLVISITGRITPDEAIALVSEAFGDWQPPTDDTGAPLPLLYPPTPPVLSNPHRVATTQDTQQAIVMLGYLAPAVHAEDYMALKLISTYLGNGLSSRLFVELREKQGLAYEVSAYYPTRLDTSQFIAYMGTAPGNVAIALEGLHREVHRLAAEPLSEDELQSAKNKLLGQYALGKQTNAQIAQIYGWYETLGLGIDFDTQFQGAIAQITPDQAQAAAQRYFTEPYVSLVGPASAVG is encoded by the coding sequence ATGCCCAACTCCACCCTCCAACCCGCTGCGCTCCCCCTCCACCGGACGGTTCTCAGTAACGGTCTGGTCGTGCTGACGACGGAGAATTCAGCGGCTGATATTGTGGCGGCGCGGCTGTTTGTGCGGGTGGGCAGCCGCTACGAAGTGCCAGAGCAGTCGGGCATTTCGCACCTGCTGACTTCGGTTCTGACGAAGGGCACCACGCACAAGTCTTCGATGCAGATTGCGGAACAAATCGAGTCGGTGGGTGCAAGCCTGGGCACGGATTCGTCGCCCGATTACTGTCTGCTGAGTTTGAAAACGGTGTCGCGGGATTTTGCCGATATGCTGATGCTGGCGGCAGAATTGCTGCGATCGCCCTCATTCCCAGAATCAGAAGTCGAGCTAGAGCAGCGGCTAACCCTCCAGGGCATCCGCTCGATGCAGGAACAGCCCTTTGCGGTGGCGCAAAAGCAACTCCGGCAGGCGATGTATGGCGACCATCCCTATGCCCTGCCGGGGCTGGGCACCGAGGAAACCGTGTCACAACTCACCCGCGCCGACCTGCTGCACTTTCACCAGACTCACTTTCGCCCCGATAATCTCGTGATCAGCATTACGGGACGGATCACCCCCGACGAGGCGATCGCCCTTGTTTCGGAAGCCTTTGGCGACTGGCAGCCCCCGACGGATGACACTGGCGCACCTCTGCCGCTGCTGTATCCACCCACGCCGCCCGTTCTGTCGAACCCACACCGCGTGGCGACGACCCAGGACACCCAGCAGGCGATCGTCATGCTGGGCTATCTGGCTCCAGCGGTTCATGCAGAAGACTATATGGCGCTGAAGCTGATCAGCACGTATCTGGGCAACGGACTGTCGAGCCGCTTGTTTGTGGAACTGCGCGAAAAGCAGGGTCTTGCTTACGAAGTGTCGGCCTACTACCCCACCCGGCTCGATACGTCCCAGTTCATCGCCTACATGGGCACGGCTCCGGGCAACGTGGCGATCGCCCTCGAAGGTCTGCACCGCGAAGTCCACCGCCTCGCCGCCGAGCCGCTGAGCGAAGACGAGCTGCAATCTGCCAAAAACAAGCTGCTGGGGCAATACGCCCTGGGCAAACAGACCAACGCCCAAATCGCCCAGATCTACGGCTGGTATGAAACGCTGGGGCTAGGCATCGACTTCGATACGCAATTTCAAGGGGCGATCGCCCAAATCACGCCAGACCAAGCCCAGGCTGCTGCCCAGCGCTACTTTACCGAGCCGTATGTGTCGCTGGTGGGCCCGGCGAGTGCAGTAGGGTAA
- a CDS encoding Uma2 family endonuclease — MTAAAPVQSEERVVLQGVSWRLYEQMLQELGERRAVRLTYDQGTLELMSPLLPHESSKCSIDRLIAVLAEELVLNFRSVGSLTCKREDLQRGVEPDSAYYLQNEPLIWQNAQIQLPDDPPPDLVVEIKYSSAALNKLPIYAALGVPEVWRYDGRSLFVYALTASAYEETDLSPAFAPIPVKDIPNFLQRASTLGEIEMVRQFRAWVRQQVGMA, encoded by the coding sequence CGGCTGCGCCTGTCCAGAGTGAAGAACGGGTCGTCTTGCAAGGCGTGAGTTGGCGTTTGTATGAGCAAATGCTGCAAGAGCTGGGTGAGCGGCGGGCGGTGCGCCTCACCTATGACCAAGGAACGCTGGAACTGATGTCTCCCCTGTTGCCCCATGAAAGCAGCAAATGTAGCATTGACCGACTCATCGCTGTCCTGGCAGAGGAGCTAGTGCTGAACTTCCGCAGCGTCGGTTCTCTGACATGCAAGCGCGAAGATTTGCAGCGGGGCGTGGAGCCAGACAGCGCCTACTATCTTCAAAACGAGCCGCTGATTTGGCAAAATGCCCAAATTCAACTGCCCGACGATCCGCCGCCCGATTTGGTGGTGGAGATTAAGTATTCCAGCGCAGCACTCAACAAGCTGCCCATTTATGCAGCGTTGGGTGTGCCGGAGGTGTGGCGCTATGACGGGCGATCGCTCTTCGTCTACGCATTGACAGCCAGCGCCTACGAAGAAACCGACCTCAGTCCAGCATTTGCGCCAATTCCTGTAAAAGATATTCCCAACTTTTTGCAACGGGCATCTACGCTCGGAGAAATCGAAATGGTCAGACAATTTCGCGCATGGGTGCGACAACAGGTCGGTATGGCGTGA
- a CDS encoding response regulator — protein MVMDIALPELEHIHRQLASLERPKKPKMLVVDDEPDNLDLLYRTFRRDFNVLRAESGVMALEVLAAEGEVAVIISDQRMPEMKGTEFLSKTVPQFPDTMRIILTGFTDVEDLVDAINSGQVYKYITKPWDPNELKAVVQRAVETYDVQKHRTEELRRAQVQTILLGTLVKVTQEATGLEQALEAIAKTFGETYEADGCTLHLVEAGKPATLQGSYGTALPALGDDPVVQEAIATQKPQVKVNESAEEGVLAHLVMPVLFQNASIAVLSLRWGKPFSLQEDELLRLYLAAQQIALALTCVRFGRDWRVAA, from the coding sequence ATGGTTATGGACATTGCACTGCCGGAACTAGAACATATACATCGCCAGTTGGCCAGCCTGGAGCGACCTAAAAAGCCCAAAATGCTGGTGGTTGATGACGAACCAGACAATCTGGATTTGCTCTATCGTACGTTCCGGCGTGACTTTAACGTGCTGCGAGCCGAGAGCGGCGTGATGGCGCTGGAGGTGCTGGCGGCCGAGGGGGAAGTTGCGGTCATTATCTCCGACCAGCGAATGCCCGAAATGAAAGGGACTGAATTCCTGAGCAAGACCGTGCCCCAGTTTCCCGACACGATGCGGATTATCCTGACCGGGTTTACCGACGTAGAAGACCTGGTGGACGCGATCAACTCTGGACAGGTTTATAAGTACATCACCAAGCCCTGGGACCCCAATGAGCTAAAAGCCGTGGTGCAGCGGGCGGTGGAAACTTACGACGTGCAGAAACACCGCACCGAGGAACTGCGACGCGCCCAGGTGCAAACCATTCTGCTGGGAACGCTGGTGAAGGTGACTCAGGAGGCAACCGGACTGGAGCAAGCGCTGGAGGCGATCGCCAAGACCTTTGGCGAAACCTATGAGGCCGACGGCTGCACGCTGCACTTGGTGGAAGCAGGCAAACCCGCCACACTGCAAGGCAGCTACGGCACTGCGCTGCCTGCACTCGGCGATGACCCGGTGGTGCAAGAGGCGATCGCCACCCAAAAGCCCCAGGTCAAAGTCAACGAAAGCGCTGAGGAAGGCGTGTTGGCGCATCTGGTGATGCCCGTGCTGTTCCAAAACGCCAGCATCGCCGTGCTGTCGCTCCGCTGGGGCAAGCCCTTCTCGCTGCAAGAAGACGAATTGTTGCGCCTGTATTTGGCGGCTCAGCAAATCGCGCTGGCGCTGACCTGTGTGCGCTTTGGGCGAGACTGGCGGGTGGCGGCGTGA